In the Psychromicrobium lacuslunae genome, CCGCGGGAGGGCACGTTCAAGTAGGTCGATTCGCCGGTGGCTGCGACCAAGCGCTTCATTGGCTCCTCAGCCATCGAGACCAAGGATTCATGCGCTAAGGCTTGGGCACCGAGCTGGACGATCCGCATTCCGGGCCGGTAGCCGTCGTCGTCCTTGCGGACAAAACCGGCACCCTCGAGAGTGCGCAGTAGCCGCAGCGCGGTGGAGGCGGAAAGCTCGACTTCACGAGAGGCCTCGGCGAGCGAAATACTGCCTCGGTCACAGACGACGCCGAGCAATGCGAGGGCGCGTTCAACGGTCTTGGTCGAGGGGGCCGCCAAAGTTTCGGTCATAATTCCGCTCCTTCCCGCTTCTGCTCTTGCTTTCCCAGTGGTTATGTATTTCACTTATTGAAACGTGTATTTCACCAATTGGCAAGAGGGTGAATTGTTCTTCTCCACCGAGACACCGGTTTCGATGGGCCAGAAGGGCTAGCCCCAACGAAACCCTGGATTGTGCGGGGCGGAAGGATCATCATGCAAACGGTCGTGGAAATTGGCGTCGGAGCTCTTCTCCCAGAGCAAGTTGTCGCCGTTGCCCGGCACAACGCAAAGGTGTCATTGAGCGATGAGTCGCTGGCCGCAATGACCGCCTCCCGGGCGGTCATTGACGATCTGGTCAGCGACAGCAAGCCTCATTACGGCGTCTCTACTGGTTTCGGCGCGCTGGCGACCAAGCACATTCCGGTTGAGCTGCGCAGCCAATTGCAACGTTCGCTGATTCGTTCGCACGCCGCTTCCTCGGGTGCTGAGGTCGATCGCGAAGTGGTCCGTGGCCTGATGCTAAACCGGCTCTCCACCCTGGCCACCGGCCGCACCGGTGTCCGTCCGAGTACTGCGGCTGCTTATGTAGATCTACTGAACGCCGGCATCACTCCGGTGATTGGCGAATACGGTTCGCTGGGCTGTTCCGGTGACCTCGCTCCGCTTTCGCACTGCGCCTTGGCACTGATGGGTGAAGGCGAGGTACGCGATGCCGACGGCGTGAAGCTACCCGCTGCAGAGGCGCTTAAAGCCGCCGGTCTGGAACCAATTGAACTCCGTGAAAAGGAGGGTTTGGCGCTGATCAATGGCACTGACGGCATGCTCGGTATGCTGATTCTTGCCTCCCATGATCTGCACCGACTCTTCGCGCTGGCTGATATTTCTGCCGCAATGAGCGTCGAGGGACTGCTCGGCACCGATTCGGTCTTCGCCGAAGATTTGCATGCGCTCCGTCCGCATCCGGGCCAGCAGGCAGCCGCCGCTAACATTCGACGGGTGCTGGCCGGTTCAGCGCTGATTGCCGAGAACCGGGCTGAGGGTTCCTTCACCCGAGTGCAGGATGCTTACTCCTTGCGTTGCGCCCCGCAGGTGCATGGCGCCGCCCGGGCCACCTTGGCGCATGTCGAATCGGTGGCTGGTTATGAATTAGCTTCCGCCGTGGACAATCCGGTGGTCACCATCGACGGTCGAGTGGAATCTAACGGTAACTTCCATGGCGCCCCGGTGGGGTACGCACTGGATTTCTTGGCCATCGCGGTAGCCGATGTGGCGTCGATGAGCGAACGCCGCACCGACCGGTTCTTGGACAAGTCTCGTAGCCACGGTCTCAACGCCTTTTTGGCTGACGATCCGGGCGTTGATTCGGGCCATATGATCGCCCAATACACCCAAGCAGGGATCGTTTCTGAGTTAAAACGACTGGCCGCTCCTGCTTCGGTAGATTCGATTCCTTCTTCCGCTATGCAGGAGGATCACGTCTCGATGGGGTGGGCAGCCGGCTTGAAGCTGCGCAAGGCCTTGGACGGCCTGACTCGGGTGCTGGCCATTGAAATTCTCACCTCGGCACGGGCCATGGACTTCCGCGACGGCGGAGTATCCACCTCGAAGGGTTCGGCAGCAACCACGGCGGCTCGGGCCTTGGTCCGGCAACACGTCGAAGGTCCGGGCACCGATCGTTACCTCGCTCCAGAGATCGAAGCGGTACGGAAACTCGTCGACGACGGCTCTTTGTTGGCCGCTGTCGAAGA is a window encoding:
- a CDS encoding IclR family transcriptional regulator, with the translated sequence MTETLAAPSTKTVERALALLGVVCDRGSISLAEASREVELSASTALRLLRTLEGAGFVRKDDDGYRPGMRIVQLGAQALAHESLVSMAEEPMKRLVAATGESTYLNVPSRGGNGIYIAVQEGTHSVRHSSWVGRSIPLEGTAAGAALKGISPSDYIVVTDGVEADVTAIAAPVVVGGRIVAALSVVAPSYRITSAEANRIGALVAAEATSILHIPERV
- the hutH gene encoding histidine ammonia-lyase, coding for MQTVVEIGVGALLPEQVVAVARHNAKVSLSDESLAAMTASRAVIDDLVSDSKPHYGVSTGFGALATKHIPVELRSQLQRSLIRSHAASSGAEVDREVVRGLMLNRLSTLATGRTGVRPSTAAAYVDLLNAGITPVIGEYGSLGCSGDLAPLSHCALALMGEGEVRDADGVKLPAAEALKAAGLEPIELREKEGLALINGTDGMLGMLILASHDLHRLFALADISAAMSVEGLLGTDSVFAEDLHALRPHPGQQAAAANIRRVLAGSALIAENRAEGSFTRVQDAYSLRCAPQVHGAARATLAHVESVAGYELASAVDNPVVTIDGRVESNGNFHGAPVGYALDFLAIAVADVASMSERRTDRFLDKSRSHGLNAFLADDPGVDSGHMIAQYTQAGIVSELKRLAAPASVDSIPSSAMQEDHVSMGWAAGLKLRKALDGLTRVLAIEILTSARAMDFRDGGVSTSKGSAATTAARALVRQHVEGPGTDRYLAPEIEAVRKLVDDGSLLAAVEEALGGPLN